TGATTGCAAGCATATAAAGACCAAAATGCCAACAATATGCTCACAAATATCCAAGAACTACCAGAATGTTTGCTCCTCTTATAAGGGGCATATTTGCCCAGTTGTAGAAACAATGATCTGAAACTGTGAAGGACAGCACAGCCACCAGCTGCAATATGAGGCCTCCAATCATTGATCTAATCACCAAGTTTAGAACACAGTTAAACCACTGGAGTTAACAGTGGTTTATTCAAGAAGTGAGCCTCCAAATTCGCAATGACAAGATCAGCCATAGCCTTTCGGGTTTCCACAGTTCCGCTTCCCACATGAGGGGTAAGGACCACATTGTCGAGCCCAAAGAGCTGTTCTGGTACTTCAGGCTCATTTTCAAACACATCTAGTCCGGCTCCACCCAACCGGCCTTCAACCAGAGCAGATACCAACTCGGGTTCATCAACATGAGGACCCCTCCCTATGTTGATGAGGACGCCCTTAGGTCCTAATGCATTGATGACCTCGCGATTGATGATATGGCAAGTTTCAGCGGTTAAAGGACAGGCGACGACCAGAATGTGGCAGTTGGAGGCTAACTCAACGACACTTGGGAAGTACTTGTATTTTGTGTCTGGTTTTTGTGATCTGGAGTAGTAACAGACTGGGCAGCTGAATGCTTCTGCTCTCTTGGCAATAGCCATGCCGATTCTGCCTAGTCCAATAATGCCTACTGTTTTGCCACTGAACTGGAAAACAcacaaagaaaagataaagCTAGAAAGATGAGAAATAGGCGTGAAGAAATAAAGCAATAAATGCTTAATATATGGACCAAGGAACGTTCTTCAATACTAGGACAAGTACGTGACATCACACTAACAAATCCAATGCCATTGGCCTTTCTTTCTATGTAGTTCAAGAACTTAACTACTCTCAAAGATTTGATAAGCAGGAACAATGAAGCACCAGTTTTCAGTCACTTCAGAAGGTCTAGACTTTTGTAAGTGCCACTTGATACCTTTCCAACATACTGTTACTGTTCTACATAGGAGACCTACTTTAGTTGAGTTCACGTGCATCAAACACAATGGCCAACCATAGCAGCACATAACTTGCGTCCCACAGTGGCTATTGCCatctagaaaataaaagaagcatACAACTTCATAAATACATGACAAATAGCATACTCAGACttgtgtgtttttcttttatttgggAAAAATTGGAACTCCTAAGAGTGAGAAGACTTAAAACTGGATCTGTCCACCATCAATGCTTCCTTGTTCATACTCCATACTAAAAACCTGCCCGTCATTAGTCACTACCACCCGCTCTAAGATTGATTGGTCAATGCTGAGACAGAAACCATAATAGCATGTTCACAAAAACAATGCCCAACCAAGCAGCACATAACTTGCGCCGCACAGTGGCTATTGCCATCTGGAAAATAAAAGAatcataaaacttcataaatacATGACAAATAGCATGCTCGGACTTGCCTTCCTCGCAATGCAAAAAAGACACAAtgtgtatttattttatttgggaTAAATTGGAACTAACAGAAACTTGAGAGTGATAAAGAGTTAGAACTGGATCTGTCAAACATCAATGCTTCCTTGTTCATACTTCATACTAAAAACCTGACTGCCATCAGTCACTACCACCAGCTCTAAGATTGATTAGTCAATGGTGAGGCAGACACCATAATAGCATGTCGTGCCCTAGATCAACAAAATACAAAGGCCTCCTACTAAAGTTACATGAAAGCCAGGTTTCCAATTTGCAAAGAAACCAAgaaatttgacatttttttccACAGCCTTTGCAAGTTGTCGTGTCCTAGTTCTTTATTGGCTGAAAGGCACCAAAATTGTAGAAGACTGAAGAATACATCCCAATAAGTACTAAACAGTCGATATTTCAAGCAGAAAAGGTTAGTCGATATTCCAAGCAGAAAAGGTTAAAGATAAAGAGTTCAGCAATAGAGTGAGCACAGGATGTCTGATGTATTTTAGGTACAACTAAtcataaagggaaaaaaaggccATAAGTATTCGATACAGAAAGACAATCCAGCGAATCACCACTTTTTGTTGACAACGAAATAAAACACACTCGGACAATGGTGCCTACATCCCTAAAGGGAAAGTCAAATAGGGCTGAAAAAATAACCAACCAACTTGAGCTAGGCTCGTTCCGGCTCATTAAAAGCTCATTCAAGATCGGCTCCTTGAGTAAAAAACCAAGCTTCAAACATTTGAAACTCCCTAATTTGTTAACCTCGGCTCAATAAGcctataaagtaaaaaataaaaataaaaatgacaatCCTCATTGCCCATGGGTAAAACGTTATCCGCAACAAATCAGAGAGTGTTGAATTCAATCTGCACAGAACCTCGAGTCCATGCACAGGAAAGACCAAAAGAAAGAATTAATTCTACAACCATATAATTTGTGAAACACGCACTCAACTCGTAATTCTTACTGAGTCCAATAATTCATCAAAACCAAGTGATCAGATAAGCAGAGACATCACTGAATTATGTAAGGTAAAACAAAACGATGCAAATGTGAGAAAATAAAACTCCTCTGTAGCCAACTCTGAAAACTGAAGTGGACAGTCACAATTATAATTCACATTCAAGTCACATTTCTTACTAAATCACAACAATTTGATAACTTGACAAAAGTGACACCATTACAACATTAATCGGTTGGTTGATGAAAATTTTGGGGGAGTAAGATGGAATTAAATCTTGACTCCAATCATACAGTCATACCATTCACACTTTTGGgaagcaaaaatgaaaattgaacaccaaacaaagcaaaatagCACCAGTCAAACAAGTGCcaaatgaaaaccaaacaaTTAACGAAAATCAAACCTTTGTACCAACTGGGGTTAGCTTAGTTGGCCTCCTTGTATACCCTTCCAAATAAAAGGTCAGTAGTCAATCCTTGATTTTgacaaaaattgattatttcttCCCCTTAACGGGGTTCTTAGTTTACTTATTTGCCCCCACAATTGGGCTATTAGTTGGGCTTCACTGGGGAAGTAAGAGGACATGTTATATCTTGACTCCTATCGTCGGATCATACCATTCACAGGTTCGGGAAACTAACATGAAAACAGAACACCAACAAAGCAAAATAGCGTCAAAAAAAACAAGTGACATGTCCAACCGAATTAGCTCAGTTAGTCACCCTTGTTTATCCTTTAACCAACTGGGTTAGCTCAGTTAGTCACCCTTGTTGGAGGTGGATCATCTAACCACCTGGGTTAGCAATGTTAGTCACCCTAGTAAGAGGTCCATCATCGCTAAAAGTAAACATCGATTATTTCTTCACGTGAATGTTATTTGTTTAATTATCGTTCTCTTGATGGATTATCTGTTCGACTTAGTATGATTGTGTACTTATGTCTCGTTTCGTTCTTCCATTGCTTATCCTaattaaacccaaaaaaaagtacCAAACGCGAAaccaacaaacaacaacaaaaaaaaaaccaaaccttTGTGGTCAACTTGAAATCCCCCTTCTTCCACAACCCACTCCTCACGTACCGATCACACTCGCAAAGCCTCCTCAACGTCGTCAAGATCAGCCCGATCGCCAAGTCCGCCACGTCGTCCGTCAACACGTCCGGCGTGTTACTAACCCTAATCCCCTTCTCCTTGCACTTTCCCAAATCAACCTTATCCAGCCCCACGCTGTAACACGCCACGATCTCCAGGCCCGGCAGCGCCTCGATCAACTCGGCATCGGCCCCCGCCGTCGCGTTCCCGACCACGGCGCGTATCGAGGCCGAGTTCTCACTGAGGAAATCCTTCCTGTTGGGGAAGTTCCAGAATTTGAAGAGGTTGAACCGGCGGTCGAGCTCTTGCTCGAGGTACGAAGACATTGGGCACGCCATCAGCACTCCGACCGAATCCATCTTTTTCCGGttccggcggcggcggcggcgagaAGGGGTGTGGTTGAGTTTCACTTGTTCTCTTGTTCTTCAGTTATCTATTTGTTCCTGCGTTTTTTCTGGGTGGTTGAAGATTCGTTGGCGCTGAGTGCTAAAGTGATACGATACTGCCAAGATACGGTGGGAACTGACTAGATTTTGCCGCGTGTGTTTGTAGTTTGTGGTTAATGCCGCGTTTCCGCTAATTTAAATGAACTACGAGTTAATGACAATAGTAAGGTTGTTTTCGCCAAATTGTATTTTAATTGATGTGTCTGAGTAGAATAACATGTAACTAAAAATCCGTTGGATTTTAGTTCATTTACTTTAGCGGAAGCGCAACTCAAGTGTTGTTTTGGTTCATATTCTTTCGATCTAACTCGAGTTTGACACAATAACACCAAAAAATGAACTACAATGACCATTATCATAATATACTCTAAGGGAAAGTTTGATTCTCGGATTATATTTAAGAATGATTAGATAAGATGTGATTAAGGATGAAAATTGAGGGACAAGTAGACCCCATCGAATGATAAACGGGATTACATGCTTATTGAGAATTGTTGTAATGTGTTTGGTTCGAgtgtgattattttttttaccgttAAATAAGAGCTtatttgataacctaaattcagcacttaaaactgaatcaattaaataataagtgattcagtagatttgataaccacattttacattacttaacaaattaagtaccacttaaaatataggcaaaaatgttgaaaaaaattaagtagctttgaactacttaattctggctgaatttttatGTACTTACATTTAAccatcataccaccaccacaaccactcccaccaacacctccaccactcccactacctccaccactccaccaccaccaccactcccaccacctccacccccactactcctccaccaccaccactcccaccaccTCCGCCTCCGCCACCactacctccaccaccaccactactcatccaccaccactacttcctccaccaccaccaccacatcaccaccaccaactccaccaccaccacaaccacttcctccactaccaccaccacatcaccaccaccagttccaccgctccaccaccactaccaccacgatcaccatcactacaccaccaccacttcaccacctccaccactccaccaccatcttcacaaccatcaccaccaccgccactactcaccaccac
This DNA window, taken from Rhododendron vialii isolate Sample 1 chromosome 8a, ASM3025357v1, encodes the following:
- the LOC131335507 gene encoding hydroxyphenylpyruvate reductase, whose product is MDSVGVLMACPMSSYLEQELDRRFNLFKFWNFPNRKDFLSENSASIRAVVGNATAGADAELIEALPGLEIVACYSVGLDKVDLGKCKEKGIRVSNTPDVLTDDVADLAIGLILTTLRRLCECDRYVRSGLWKKGDFKLTTKFSGKTVGIIGLGRIGMAIAKRAEAFSCPVCYYSRSQKPDTKYKYFPSVVELASNCHILVVACPLTAETCHIINREVINALGPKGVLINIGRGPHVDEPELVSALVEGRLGGAGLDVFENEPEVPEQLFGLDNVVLTPHVGSGTVETRKAMADLVIANLEAHFLNKPLLTPVV